ACAATAAAGCGGTTGTATTTTACTTCAAGCCCGGCCTCCAAATTGGCGCCATGTGCTGTCCACTGTTCTAAAAAAGCGCTGGTCTTTTCTTCAATAAGCGCAACTTCTTCATTCGATAATTTTCTATTTGCCTGATATACCCACACTCGGGAATCGTCGGGGAGGTTTTTAAAATCTGTCAACATCTTTATAAATCTTCAGCATTTGCAATCATTTCGGCTACATCCATTACTTGTATTTCGCCTTCTTTTTCTTTTCCTTTTACTCCATCGGTAAGCATGGTATTGCAAAACGGACAACCGGCTGCAATAATGTTGGGTTGTGTTTCGATGGCCTCTTCAGTACGTTCAATATTAATATCTTTCGCTCCGGCTTCGGGTTCTTTAAACATTTGCGCTCCACCTGCTCCACAGCACAATCCACGTGTTTTACAACGCTTCATTTCGACTAATTCTACTTCTAATTTCTGAAGCAGATCTCGAGGTGCTTCGTATTCGCCATTCGCCCGCCCTAAATAGCACGGATCGTGGAAAGTAATACGTTTTCCTTTAAACTTGCCTCCTTCAACTTTCAATCTGCCTTCGTTTAAAAGTGATTTTAAAAACTGAGTGTGGTGCATTACTTCGTAATTTCCACCGAGCTCCGGGTATTCGTTTTTTATTGTATTGAAGCAGTGCGGACAAGCAGTAACAATCTTTTTTATTTCGTAAGCATTTAAAACTTCTATATTCCCCATGGCTTGCATTTGGAACAGAAACTCGTTTCCTGCTCTTTTCGCAGGATCTCCGGTACAACTCTCTTCGGTTCCTAGAACCGCAAAATCTACATTGGCTTTGTGTAATAATTTTACAAAGGCCTTGGTAATTTTCTTGGCTCTGTCGTCAAAACTTCCGGCGCAACCTACCCAAAACAATACTTCGGGTTGCTTTCCTTCTGC
This genomic stretch from Ulvibacter sp. MAR_2010_11 harbors:
- a CDS encoding (Fe-S)-binding protein, with amino-acid sequence MSETIKVPTMAEFMAEGKQPEVLFWVGCAGSFDDRAKKITKAFVKLLHKANVDFAVLGTEESCTGDPAKRAGNEFLFQMQAMGNIEVLNAYEIKKIVTACPHCFNTIKNEYPELGGNYEVMHHTQFLKSLLNEGRLKVEGGKFKGKRITFHDPCYLGRANGEYEAPRDLLQKLEVELVEMKRCKTRGLCCGAGGAQMFKEPEAGAKDINIERTEEAIETQPNIIAAGCPFCNTMLTDGVKGKEKEGEIQVMDVAEMIANAEDL